Proteins from a single region of Belliella baltica DSM 15883:
- a CDS encoding TlpA disulfide reductase family protein yields MKILQKFFFILSTAVLFSCGESEQVFDGEVKVAGKIENFDSNKVVLVQFIDDRTDVIDTLKLGSNGKFNYDLTIEAPGFYELIIGDKKSVRLALYDQDVEINYDVNNEDSLVILGSKDSQQMIKVQELMDDYQNKINELNDSYYEAMTNKDQESIKEIQTKAMNLEGDHAVKVKQVIDEMDGSFAALAAIGMLNPKNDFIYIDELVSKLNTKYPDTKMITTLMAQLEDMRALSIGQTAPEIALPNPDGELVKLSDLRGKYVLIDFWAAWCKPCREENPNVVRLYNLYNEKGFEVFGVSLDRTKEAWVQAIADDGLTWTQVSDLKYFNSEAAATYQINAIPATYLLDPEGKIIAKDLRGPSLESKLKELFD; encoded by the coding sequence ATGAAAATATTACAAAAGTTTTTCTTCATTTTATCTACGGCAGTTCTTTTCTCTTGTGGGGAAAGTGAGCAAGTTTTTGATGGAGAAGTAAAAGTCGCTGGAAAAATCGAAAATTTTGACTCTAATAAAGTTGTTTTGGTTCAGTTTATTGATGACAGAACAGACGTGATTGACACATTGAAATTAGGTTCAAATGGTAAATTCAATTATGACCTAACTATCGAAGCACCTGGATTTTATGAATTGATTATTGGGGATAAGAAATCCGTAAGATTAGCACTTTATGATCAAGACGTTGAGATTAATTATGATGTGAATAATGAAGATAGCTTAGTAATACTAGGTTCCAAAGATTCTCAACAGATGATTAAGGTTCAGGAATTGATGGATGATTATCAAAATAAAATCAATGAGCTAAATGATTCCTATTATGAGGCAATGACTAATAAGGATCAAGAATCTATAAAGGAAATTCAAACTAAAGCCATGAACCTAGAAGGTGATCATGCTGTCAAAGTAAAACAAGTGATAGATGAAATGGATGGAAGTTTTGCCGCCTTGGCAGCAATAGGAATGCTCAATCCTAAAAATGATTTCATTTATATTGACGAATTAGTCAGTAAGTTGAACACAAAATATCCTGACACAAAAATGATCACCACCTTGATGGCACAGCTTGAAGATATGAGGGCACTTTCGATAGGGCAGACTGCTCCAGAAATAGCCCTGCCTAACCCAGATGGTGAATTAGTAAAGCTTTCTGATTTGAGAGGCAAATATGTTTTAATAGATTTTTGGGCAGCATGGTGCAAGCCTTGTCGGGAAGAGAATCCAAATGTGGTGAGATTATACAATCTGTATAATGAAAAAGGATTTGAAGTTTTTGGCGTCTCCCTAGACCGAACAAAAGAGGCTTGGGTACAAGCTATAGCTGATGATGGGTTGACTTGGACTCAGGTTTCTGACTTGAAATATTTTAACTCTGAAGCTGCTGCTACCTATCAGATCAATGCTATACCAGCCACATATTTACTAGATCCAGAGGGCAAAATTATCGCAAAAGATCTTCGTGGCCCGAGTTTAGAAAGCAAGTTAAAAGAGCTATTTGACTAA